In the Triticum aestivum cultivar Chinese Spring chromosome 2B, IWGSC CS RefSeq v2.1, whole genome shotgun sequence genome, CCGGGCGCGTCGTCGGTAGTGGTGACAATGCCCTCATCTCCCCTCTTCCCTTCTTCAAGGAGTTTagatatttttctcgtgtcaaacaattaacaaagctcgtgatacatcaagatcgtgccaaatcaagaacatgagagagaaagatcaaacacataactactggtacataccctcagacccgagggtgaactgctccctcctcatcatggtggccgccgagatgatgaagacggcctccggtgatgatttccccctccggcaaggtgccgaaaTAGAATCCCGATTGAGTTtccgtggctatagaggcttgcggcggcggaacttctcatctagtgTTCTTTCAGGGGGTATGTATTTGTAGGAACTTTTGGCAtcagtctcacgtcaagggggtccacgaggctgCGACAAGCTCACTGCAAGCACCCTGGGGGTATGGCGCGCCTAGCGAGCTTGTCATgccctcgtgggtcttctggtcctcccacgaatCTTCGGGGATCTCTTCTAGTCcacaaaaaatcaccgtaaattttcagcctattccgagaacttttatttctgcataaaaatgaCATAACGattgttctgctgaaaacagcgtcagtccgggttagttctaattaaatcataacaaaaccatataaaattattatcAACATGacatgaatatttcataaattatagatacattggagacgtatcattcggcGCCTCCAAGAGGCAAAGGCGCATATGTGGAAGTGGAAGGTGTCAGCGTGTCGGGAAGGAACTCGGATAGGCTGGGCCATCGTGAAGATTCACTGCTCCAACCTTGACCTTCGGCAATCGCTGAGAGAGTCTTGCTACTCCCATAGGAGTTATTGGATTCCCCGAAGCGGAAAGCTGATGAAGCACATGAGTActtagtatttcccttagttaagaaccaaggtttatcctAGAAAATATGAGAAGAAGACTTTCGGAACGAGGCGttgccgtctcgaggtggaacctaggaaagagcacttttgctctccgacgGAGTGATTCTGCCGAGGATACATCCCTCCGGGAGGAattgaagccatcatcatcacaaaCGCTCCTCTCATGcgttgccgtctcgaggcggaacctgggaaagagcacttttgctctccgacaGAGTGATTCTGCCGAGGATACATCCCTTCGGGGGGGAATTGAagtcattgtcatcaccaacgctcctctcattgttggaggactcatctccatcaacatcttcaccagcaccatcttatctccaaacactagttcatctcttgtattcaattttTGTCTTAAACCTCCGATTGGTATCTATGGATTGTTAGTatgttgattacaccttgtagttgatgctagttggtttaattggtgaatgattatatgttcagattgttcaacacttatatatCTCCTTTAATCATTAACATgaatataatttgtgagtagtttgGTTTGTTCTAGAGGACATGGGGGAAGTCATCTCatgagtaatcatgtgaagttgatttTTGTGTAGTGTTTTGATGATGTGTTGTGTTATTCTTTctctagtggtgtcgtgtgaacgtcgactacatgacacattaccatgtttgggcctaggggaaggcattgtgggATTAGTTTGTAGATGATTGGTTGTGGGAGTGACAAATACCTAAACCTTAGTTTATGAGTTGTTCCGTAAGGGGCcgttttggatccacatgtttaatgttatggttagatttatcttaattcttctcttGTAGTTACAGATGCTTgagagagggggtaatcataagtaggttgttttttcaagtaagaacaacaccttagCTCCGATGCACCCACATAACAACTTATCAAAACAATGAATGTGAGTCTATGAATCACGGTGAAAGTAACTAGACGAAATTCCTATGCGTCCTCGACAATGTTTTAATCACTATAAGAAGTACTTACAGATTATCCTTTGCAACAAAAATGATTGTGCCACTTCGCTACACCTTGCTACTTTGGTtatttgttacttgttacaaattatatCAGTATCAAATTATCTGTCAGAACCGTTTTACAGCACCTGCAGAGAATACTTTGCTGAAACCTGCTTATTGATTCCTTCTGCTTCTCATTGGCTTCAACATTCATACTTATCAAAAGACTACGATTGATcaactatacttgtgggtcatcaggcatcATCACGAGCACGACACGGTGGCTTTATCTGTTGAAAATAATGTATACATGGTCGCTATGGTATACACGAAGGGAAAGTACCGACATAACCGTTATACACTAACGGGGCTCTGTCTGTAGGCATCCGGAGATAAATCCAACCACCGAAGGCCATGCAGGCAAAAGACATATGTTTATGTTTTTTACGGAATACGATGGCAATGACAATTTTACAACGGCTTCTTGGTGGGGCACTCCGTTAGCCAACATAACATGACCGCACGCCGACAAAGGTGACACCAAATGGGATGAAGGGAGCAACATGATGTAACACTCCCATTATCCTGCTACACTAATCTCAtgtctaatgatgccatgtcatcataattAAGTTGTTAATCTTCACTTTGTCTCAaaccaaactcaaattcaaatttaaaaatgCAAGTCAAATATTATTTCTtcaaacagtaaaactaaaatgttcttaatgtgacaaataatCCAGAGATATTTATGGTGGTGAATTCAATTTTTTGTAAAGTGTTTCATTGcccaaaaataattaaaacagtggCCTAAAGCAattattaaatgccttttaaaagaTATAAAACTTTGAACTAATTTATTAATGTGCCAAACTTTGTGTGGTAGTGGGTTAATTTGCAAATCTATTTATGGAAAAAGTTTTACATTTGAAAAACCTAAAATAAAAGTGtaactaaaaagaaacaaaaaagttaaaagaaaaagaaaagagaaaaggataaaaaaaaagaaggaaaacccATGTTCCCCCTCTGGGATTTAGCCCGCCCGAGCCAGCCGGCCCAACAACACTCTATTCCCCCTCAGTCGTCTCTCGCCTTCCCTCCTTGTTCAACCGACCGTGCGCCGCGCCCGGTGGTCACCACCCGACCACCTCGCCGACCATCGCTGCCTCAAAGAAAAGGACGCCGCCCATAATGACCCATTGGGCTCCTCCCCTCCACCTTGCTCACTcgttctccccctccccctctctccctcgcctcctCTGCTCGCTCCCGAGCAGGGAGCTCACCGTGCCATCGTCGTCTGCACGCTCCGGCTCCACCCCGAGCTGCACCAGCTCGACCAGCAACTCCGCCGCCCTATCCTTCTTCACCTGCGCTACGAGTTCTAAGCCGGAGaattccaccaccgccgcctgcaTCTTCTACCCCAACTCGACCGCCGTACAACATCGCTTCGATCCATCGTCGCTCGagcctccccagcctcctcgaccTCGCCGTCGGCACCGCGGTGAGGACCCCTTCCGTTTACCGCTCTCCCCCTCTCAAAATTGTGTCGTATGGTCCATCGCCCCGTGCGCCCAAAGCCCACGGCGGTTGCCACCGCTCTGCCCGTGCTCCCCTTGCCCTGGTCCTGCGGCCCCAAGCCACGTCTGGTCGAGCCCTGCCGCACCATGTGCTAGCCCGCACGCACTCGCGCGCCCTTGGCCGTGTGTGCCTGCTCCGCCACAGCCGCCACTGCCTTGCCACTACCGCCGCCACTGCCATGTTTTAGAATTGAACATTTTTGTACTACCTTGGATTCGCATGGTTCTTACTTCCGTTTCAGTTGCCTTTCAGATGTTTGACATCGTAGACATGTCTTCGTAGGCCTACGAAACCCCGTGCACCCTACTGTACGACATCAACGGCCAAAAGGTGGGTGTGGGAAAGGCAACGATCGTGGAGCCGAAAGACCACATGTTCCACAACCGATAGATGCCCCATGGTGTCTTCAAGTTTAACGTGGCGAGTGTCAAAACTGGCTTTGAGGATTTGCCTCCTTCAGTACCAGTCGATGACGATAAGACCCCTAAACAGATTGGCGCATGCAAGAGCTGGTTCTTGCCTTGGCCGAAGACTCTTCTTCGTGTCGAGGCGCCCGGTAGGACACCAACGACGGCTCCTCAAGAAGGTATGAACACTACCCCACCGACCCAATTACCTGCACTTGTCGTGGCGGGTGATAGAAGACGACGCAAGGGAGAACCACCATTAGTGTCAGATAACCTCGCCCCAGTCGAAGAAGAAAATGTTGATGATGTCATGGAGGGGGAGGATGATGACCGTCTCAAGTATTTCAATACTgcctatgatgatggaggattgatggctcaagACTATGACTCGGGCTATGAGCATGGAGATGAGTTGATGCTTCCTAACTTGCCGGAGCCAGAACGTCCTAAGGccgattgcaaaaagtctctcttcatgcgaTCCTCACAGGAGACGCCTCCATACGCTGCCTCTACCCAGCAACAAGAACCCGAGGGTCATCCTCTGATTAGTCCGATGACACTAggggtggtggttagggaaggtatggtgggctcactatcaccacccgccaagaagcaaaggaggagaccgaacaagaaaggccctaaaggcgccagagctgcttcAAACAGCTAGCCACTTCTGAAGCATTGGGAGGTAGAAAGAATACCAATCAAAGATGCAGAGCGTTTCCATGTTGTCGGCCACCCGATCCTACCTCTGAAAGCGGTAGAGCACATACAGGACAATGGTCTACGGAGACTTCATGAAGATGTGCTCGCTAGAGAGAAAAGCCTTCTCATCTCGAAAAAACAAGGACACCTGCTTTACGCGGCTCACGTGCCGGGTGGGAAGTTGTACGTCGAGAGATGGCCCGTGGATAAGTTCATTATGTGATTTGACTACATCTATGAtatgttccacatgaccaagctggatttcTAGTTCATCCGCATGTATCCGATGTATCTCAACTACATCATCAGGCGCGAGAACATAAAATATATGTGCATCACGGACCCGTActatatgcacgagagcttcttggcggTCTGCAAAGAGCATGgtgactatgcgagcaagtacATCGGCGAGttcatgatcgctaataaggacaaggaaacGATTCTTATGCCTTATCATCCAatgtaagtcatccgcggatatcacttctgctgcatccagcaaccgtaCACCAGTAaggctgatggattctacctcataCATCACATGCTcgagtacagaagggataatcaacgccttcgCATGTCAGCTACTTCCAACGATGCCGAGATTGTCAACTGGGCCATAAGCATAGGAAGGACACCGGATCATCGAATCGTAGATGAGTTTTATCATGTacagtgtgaacttgcccaagtgatcatgaaggaggtcctcgaactAACAGGaatgttctaccatgggccaatcacatgagatgatgtccgagcactgctactcgctcagcgtctggacctgaagcctttcaacAAGTTCGGGTGCTTCCTCCCTAACTATGAAGATTGGACCGTCGACATGGAGGACTAACTATCGATGACAATGTGTCACTACTGTCTTTCTGtggcaaaactttgaatttatgcacgaCGAAACCCTGTGTTGTAATTAAACCGTCATCCTGAACGAGCATAGAtcactctagttaattagtttgggtatgagaAACTTCCTTATTTATGTTTACTATAGGTTGCTGGTATTTTGCTAATTATGCCTCTTTGTGTTTATCAAGTACATTATGTGGCATATTATCGTTGAATTCATCAACTGACGATGCATGTACATAGATCAGACATGGCGAAGGACTGCTTTGCCGTATTCGTTGGGAGGAGTGTACGGCCATTGTCCAGACGCTCAGGCCCAGGTGGACAGGTACCCGGGCGCTAGCCACAGAGGGTTCGACAACAGAGCTGAAGCAAAAAAtagttacttgaggtggacgcTCCGGCAAGAGAGGAGCAAAACTGGtgcctcaagaagtactacataGCCGCGCTCTTGCTCATActgatcgctcttctcttctacatcatggtttagatagagatggtgaaacttgtttgtgtaccatgaccatgcagttgcatTTACTCGAGACATGACATGACTTGTGTATCACTACTTTTGAGATGTGATGATATTTatgttggatgatgatgatgatggtatgacgagACTACTGTATGTGTATGATATAATGAGAGTAATGTATGTTTATTATGATATGATGAAACTACTGTATAGAGCATGCACAAATACATCACAAATACGTAGAGGGGAAATAAATTTGTGAAAGTAGGAATATTAGTAGAAGCGCTGGTAGGCGATTAGCGGCAGCGCTGATTTAGCAGCAGCGTTTGCTTTCGTACAGCGCTACAcagagttagcagtagcgctggtccaaGCTGCGGTACCACCAAccatacttaccagtagcgctgcttggaccagcgctactgctacaactagCTGTAGCGTGTTTGTAGGAGCGCTGCCTCCGGCGCTACTGGTATAGGTATTTCCAGCGCTGCTAGTAGGGTTTCTCCTAGTAGTGACGACATGTAGTATGTAGGGTGTTACCTCACCATGAGGGCATGAACCTGGATAAAATCATTGTCCCGTGTGTACCCCATCCAATCCTTTACGCGCTGCCCCAGTTTGTAAATATAAGAATGATTGAAATATTTGATGTCAGAAGAAAGGATACAAATGTTTATTTAAATCTTATTAAAACTTACATAACTTAAAAGAAAGATATGACAAAGTGCAATTTTATTGGTTATATATTGGATTTGTATATATTGACTATAATATATGCGTGGTGAACTCCTTGACGGCATTTATTCTTCATGCATGGTGGTACGGGTAGATGTGCATGCACTAGAAACGTGCAAGCAGGTGCAAGTTCATGGTGGCGGCCAACTCCCGTCGGAAGGCATCGGCGTGCTCAGGCTTGACGCAGTGGGACACGATATTGACGCCGTCCTTCCCCTTGCATGGCGGACACAAGATGCAGATGTTCATGGCCGTCCGCTCTGCCGGTGACGGCGGCGGCAACACCCGCAGCGGCCCCCCGCGCCCAAAGTCCACCGCGTTGAGCCCAAGCTTCCTCCAGCTCGTCACAACAAGCTTGTTGTACTTCGGGGTTGCCACCTGCTGCTGTTGATCCCCTCCGCCGCCGTTGGTGAGTATGTCCGGTGTCTTCTCCTTGGCGAGCCTGATGAGCTTCACCAGGTCCTTGATGTAGCTGTTGGCCACCAGGCCGCTCTGCGCCTGGACCGGCTGCCCCATGACGCAGTTGCCGTAGTAGCCGTGTTTGGCACGTACGAGCCACGGGAAGACAAGGGGCGCGGGCGTGTCGGGGTCGGAGATAACCGCGCGGGTGCGGCACTGCCAGAGAACAGCCGCGACGGCGTCGAACACAGTGCAGTCGCCGCCACACTCGGCTTTGATGCAGCTGATCAGGCTCCATGAGATGGTGACGTCGATGCCGGCCATTTCCTCCATTCCGACGCGCATCTGAGACCTCATCGCGGTGACGACTGACGGCGGGATGCCCAGGAGCATGCCGTCGGCTTCGGACCTGACCGGAAGGACGGACAGCACTGGCATCCCTCGGGCAAGCTCGCCGACGGCCTGCAGGAACTGCGCCATCCCCGCGGCGTCGGCCAGGACGTGGTTCCACGTCACGCCCACGACGAACCCGCCACAGGCGAACTCGGTCACCTGCATCAGCAGCATGGGGTCACCGGGAAGGCAGTACTCTGCAGGGTAGCGGACGGCGAGGTCCCCAAGCAGCAGCGGGGACGTCCTGAATTGTTCAAGCGCACAGCTAGCCGAAGCGCCCACGAACAAGACTCCCTCGCCCGTGCACAAGATGTAGATCGGCTCGTCGTCAGGTCCGGTGACGAGGCGGCCAGCCATAGGTTGGTAGAGCACCAGTGCCTGCGACAGGGCCTTCTTGATTGTCTCAATGGGCTCATTGATTGGCTGCTCGAAAATGAGAAGCAGCCCGACAGGAACAGGAGCGAAA is a window encoding:
- the LOC123039868 gene encoding acyl transferase 15-like, whose product is MSIIVTKSSPVVVAGPSELGTATGGIINLSSFDKCFAPVPVGLLLIFEQPINEPIETIKKALSQALVLYQPMAGRLVTGPDDEPIYILCTGEGVLFVGASASCALEQFRTSPLLLGDLAVRYPAEYCLPGDPMLLMQVTEFACGGFVVGVTWNHVLADAAGMAQFLQAVGELARGMPVLSVLPVRSEADGMLLGIPPSVVTAMRSQMRVGMEEMAGIDVTISWSLISCIKAECGGDCTVFDAVAAVLWQCRTRAVISDPDTPAPLVFPWLVRAKHGYYGNCVMGQPVQAQSGLVANSYIKDLVKLIRLAKEKTPDILTNGGGGDQQQQVATPKYNKLVVTSWRKLGLNAVDFGRGGPLRVLPPPSPAERTAMNICILCPPCKGKDGVNIVSHCVKPEHADAFRRELAATMNLHLLARF